ACTTACCCTGCGCCACCCATTGGTTCGTCAAAAAGCGGGAGATTATACTCCGCGACGTCCACAACTCAAAATAGGCATCCCTCCGCTTATCAGCTGCTACACACACTCGACGTACAAAAGGCAGGTCTTGCGAAACTACGAGACCTGCCTTTTCTATGGGCGTGGTTTCAAAACTTTTGTGGATCATCCAAGCCGAATACTCAATTCAGTTCTTGAACTTTCCCTTAACCTAGTGTACTATATACCTAGAACACTAATACAGACGCACAGTCCATCATCAAGGTCACTCATCTCGCTTGTCCATATCGATAAGCATGCGGTGGTGTTGTCGGCCCATGATATCGATGAACTAGCACCGCTCTTGTACGCCGCCATTCGGTTACCTGCGGGTCAAATTTGAGCAATCAGCAGCACCGATGACATGCGTTAGTCATACGGCCAAAGTATGGTCGGATGGATGAAATCTGTTCTCGACAGTGTAGGGAGGTCATGACCATGTGGCAAGATGAACGCGCTGCTCTCGCCAATACGCGAAATGAGCATAATACGAAGAATACGCAAAGCTCCGTCCGACCGGGCAATGTCAGTCAGCCTGCAGTGGAAATTCGGGGTCTGACGAAACGCATCGGTCACAAAACTATCGTTGACAATTTATCGTTTGAAATCCCGAAAGGAGAAGTGTTTGGTTTTCTCGGGCCAAACGGCGCGGGCAAGACGACCACCATCCGGATGATGGTCGGCCTGATTTCCATCAGTAAAGGTCAGGTGGTCATTAACGGACTTGATATCCAGAAGAACTTCCGCGAAGCGATGATGCATGTGGGTGCAATCGTCGAAAACCCAGAAATGTACAAATTCCTTAGCGGATATCAGAACCTCGTTCACTTTGCACGCATGACACCAGGAGTTTCAAAGCAACGGATTCTCGAAGTTGTCGGCATGGTCGGACTTGAACATCGGATAAACGACAAAGTAAAGACCTATTCACTCGGGATGCGGCAGAGACTTGGATTGGCGCAAGCATTGCTCCATAACCCGTCTGTCCTCATCCTTGATGAACCGACAAATGGGCTCGATCCCGCTGGTATCCGCGAATTGCGGGACCATCTACGCAAACTCGCCCGTGACGAAGGGTTGACCGTCGTTGTCTCCAGTCACCTCTTGTCGGAAATGGAACTGATGTGTGACAGAGTCGCGGTGATTCAGCACGGTCGACTTATCGGTGTGAACCGGATGCACGACATGACCAAAACAGACGTCTTCGCAGCACAACGCACGCTATTTGACGTCAGTCAAACTGACAAAGCCTTGGCCATCATAGAGCGCACCCTCGGTCCATCTCGTGTCCCTCTTCATCAGGAGTCAAATAGTGTTGACAGTTCAGCCATCGAAATCTCCGTAACCCGCAAGGAGACATCTCAAGTTGTAGCTGCCCTTGTCAGGGAAGGCATCGAAGTCTACGCGGTCCATGTACACGCAAGAACTCTGGAGGAATCCTTCCTCGAACTGACGGGAGATGGGGACATTGATTAATCTCATCCGAAACGAAAACATGAAGATTTATCGCCGGACACGTACGTGGATTCTCGCCGCAGCCATGGTCGCTCTGATTGTCCTTACGGGCATTCTCTACCATCACCAGCATAACACGAGCGTGCCAGCGAATTGGAAGCAACAACTTGTCACGCAAAACACGAAGATTCAGCAAGAGCTATCTGCGAAGCACAATCCTGGACTCAACAATCAACAGCTTGAAGTGCAGTACAAGACCAACCAGTACCACATCGAACACAACATTCCGCCTTCAGCGACCACCGGTTGGGATTTTGCCAACCTAATTGTTTCCAACATGGGCTTCCTGGTTACTGTGTTCGTCGCTGTAATCGCCGGAGACATTGTAGCATCTGAGTTTTCCTTCGGCACCATCAAGGCACTCCTGATACGACCTGTCAAACGGTGGCAGGTTCTGCTGTCGAAGTTCATTGCTGCGCTGATTTTTGGCGTCGTATTCACCGCCCTTACCTTCGTCATCTCCTACGTTGTCGGCGGTCTGTTGTTTGGCTTTGGCGGTGCAGGGCATGCCCAAATCTACGTAAACGGGCATCAGACGATTTCCGAGGCCTCCACAGCTGCGTTTACATTGATGAACTATGGTTTTATGGCCGTACAACTGCTGTTCACGATGACCATCGCGTTTATGATTTCATCGCTCTTTCGCAGTAGTGCGCTCGCCATTGCCATGTCCATCGTAACGTTGTTTGTCGGTTCTACGGTTGTAAATCTGCTGTCCCGGTACAGTTGGGACAAGTACATCCTATTTGCCAACACAGACTTGTCGCAGTACTTTATCAACGGTCCCCACATTCATGGCATGACGCTTGGTTTCTCAATTGTCATGCTTGCTGTCTACTTTGTTGTCATGAAAGGTCTATCGTACGTCGTTTTTGGAAAACGCGATGTATCTTTGAGCTGATGCGTGTCAGCCTTGGCAGGTTGGATTGTCCAATTTGACTAGGTTCTTGGCCATACGGGTGGTAACATAGCGATAAGTCAGATGTTTTTCATCGAAGGCGAGGCCAGTCTCCTTGCATCGGTGAAACATCTGGCTGTCACAGGTGTCTGGTCGCAGTTTTGTCAAACCCAGCGGTTTGATAGGTACAGACATACTTACAGTGGCGCGCTTTGTTATAGACTGCGACGTTCGGGTATTGGCCCGCTGTGGAAAAACTGCCTTGGGGGTTCACCAATGGGAGAGAATGTACATCTATGCAGACCGTCTACTGACTTACAAAATGAGTATATCTCCTATTATGAGGAGTGGGTAAATAGTGGGGAAGAGTTGGAAGGTATGGCACCATGGGTGATTTCCAGAGACCCTGCAGATTTCCGAAAAATCGTCGAATCTTTGTTAAACAACGAGAAGGTTGAGTATTTGCCCGATGGAGGGGTACCTTCTTCAACATACTGGTTGGTAACTGACTCCCGAAAGGTTGTCGGGTCGGTAAATATCCGTCACAGTCTTACACCTTTCGGTCACATTGGGTATGGCATTCGACCTTCTGAGAGACGAAAAGGATACGCAACAAGGCTATTAGCTCTGTCATTGTTAAAGGCAAGGGAGTTGGGCATAGAAAAAGTCTTAGTCATCTGCCATAAGGATAATACAGGCTCTGAAAAGACAATACGAAACAATGGTGGGATTCAGGATACAAGCTACATTGAAGAAAGCGGAAATCTACTGCGGTTTTGGATCGATTTGTAAGGTGGGGCGCCGTGTTCTTAAACATAATGGGGTTTGTCTCGAAGAAGGATTTGCTCGCATTCGTACATAAAATATATGTTTAGGAATGTTCTGGATTATTGCGTTAGCGGGCAGGTTAGCCCCACATTATGAACGGTGGAAGTGATAGTGGTTGAACAAGAAAGCCCGTATCTGTCCGAGAAAATGTGACCATAGAACGTGACGTTGGCTTCGCTTCCATCACATTTCGGTTCTATTCTTTGAAGTCCCTGTCGTTGGTATGACTTAGAAGCCAATCTGCGATGGTCTCAGCAGACAAATGTTCTTCCGCGATGCGAACGACAAAATCCTCGACCTCTTGGTGTACACCGGCAATCGAGATACCGTTTAACTGCAGAAACAAACCCATAGCTGCAAACGCGGTCCGCTTGTTCCCGTCTTGAAATGGATGGTTGAGAATCAACGAGTGAAGCATGGACGATGCTTTCTCAATTACTGTTGGGTATGCATCGTTTCTAAACAC
The Alicyclobacillus curvatus genome window above contains:
- a CDS encoding ABC transporter ATP-binding protein, whose product is MWQDERAALANTRNEHNTKNTQSSVRPGNVSQPAVEIRGLTKRIGHKTIVDNLSFEIPKGEVFGFLGPNGAGKTTTIRMMVGLISISKGQVVINGLDIQKNFREAMMHVGAIVENPEMYKFLSGYQNLVHFARMTPGVSKQRILEVVGMVGLEHRINDKVKTYSLGMRQRLGLAQALLHNPSVLILDEPTNGLDPAGIRELRDHLRKLARDEGLTVVVSSHLLSEMELMCDRVAVIQHGRLIGVNRMHDMTKTDVFAAQRTLFDVSQTDKALAIIERTLGPSRVPLHQESNSVDSSAIEISVTRKETSQVVAALVREGIEVYAVHVHARTLEESFLELTGDGDID
- a CDS encoding ABC transporter permease subunit; protein product: MKIYRRTRTWILAAAMVALIVLTGILYHHQHNTSVPANWKQQLVTQNTKIQQELSAKHNPGLNNQQLEVQYKTNQYHIEHNIPPSATTGWDFANLIVSNMGFLVTVFVAVIAGDIVASEFSFGTIKALLIRPVKRWQVLLSKFIAALIFGVVFTALTFVISYVVGGLLFGFGGAGHAQIYVNGHQTISEASTAAFTLMNYGFMAVQLLFTMTIAFMISSLFRSSALAIAMSIVTLFVGSTVVNLLSRYSWDKYILFANTDLSQYFINGPHIHGMTLGFSIVMLAVYFVVMKGLSYVVFGKRDVSLS
- a CDS encoding GNAT family N-acetyltransferase — translated: MGENVHLCRPSTDLQNEYISYYEEWVNSGEELEGMAPWVISRDPADFRKIVESLLNNEKVEYLPDGGVPSSTYWLVTDSRKVVGSVNIRHSLTPFGHIGYGIRPSERRKGYATRLLALSLLKARELGIEKVLVICHKDNTGSEKTIRNNGGIQDTSYIEESGNLLRFWIDL
- a CDS encoding type II toxin-antitoxin system death-on-curing family toxin; amino-acid sequence: MRFLTVEEVLYIHFQVIDRFGGLHGVRDSGGPESTVARPQTTVFRNDAYPTVIEKASSMLHSLILNHPFQDGNKRTAFAAMGLFLQLNGISIAGVHQEVEDFVVRIAEEHLSAETIADWLLSHTNDRDFKE